A genomic stretch from Telmatocola sphagniphila includes:
- a CDS encoding polysaccharide biosynthesis/export family protein translates to MIDDNTIKPKRRPARLAILLFAGFMASLGSGCAAITNPVADGIPVRRLPPEILETESRANLIPIDLTLLRQKQPEKHIIDGGDILGIFIENVIGERNQLPPVRISDVPGVAPAIGYPFVVSEDGTVTLPYVDPIDVKGLSVPEAQLKIKKLYTDKEILKAGFERVFVTLIQPREVKVTVFREDGGATGAVSQTLFGQYGSVLGTSKRGSSYDLKLPAYQNDVLTALSKTGGLPGTEVKNEVIIYRKNKTLKDGSPLVQRIPLKVRPGDSPKIKTEDIILENGDAIYLEARDAEVFYTAGLIGAGQYQLPRDYDLDIVQAIAQVRGPLVNGGYTQNAFVAQSVNQGLGNPSPSLVSVIRKLPNNQQLNIRVDLNLAMKDPRERIMVQPGDLIVMQETSGEALARYFSGIFRLNFAGTIIKQTDLNSSISGVAP, encoded by the coding sequence ATGATCGACGATAACACCATCAAACCGAAGCGCCGGCCGGCTCGCTTGGCAATTCTTCTTTTTGCCGGTTTCATGGCCAGTCTGGGCAGCGGTTGCGCGGCCATCACCAATCCGGTTGCCGATGGCATTCCCGTTCGAAGGCTGCCGCCCGAAATTCTGGAAACCGAATCTCGAGCCAACCTGATTCCCATCGATCTGACTCTGCTGCGGCAGAAGCAGCCCGAGAAGCACATTATTGACGGGGGGGACATCCTCGGCATCTTTATCGAGAACGTGATTGGGGAGCGGAATCAGCTGCCGCCCGTTCGAATTTCGGATGTGCCGGGTGTCGCGCCGGCGATCGGCTATCCTTTCGTAGTATCGGAAGATGGAACGGTCACACTGCCCTACGTCGATCCGATCGATGTGAAGGGACTGTCGGTACCGGAAGCTCAATTGAAGATCAAGAAGCTTTATACGGATAAGGAAATTTTGAAGGCCGGATTTGAGCGAGTTTTCGTAACGCTCATTCAGCCGCGCGAAGTGAAGGTGACTGTCTTCCGGGAAGACGGCGGCGCCACCGGGGCAGTGTCCCAAACACTGTTTGGACAATATGGCTCCGTTCTGGGAACCTCCAAACGGGGTAGTTCCTATGATTTGAAACTGCCCGCCTACCAGAACGACGTTCTCACGGCTCTTTCGAAAACGGGGGGGCTGCCGGGTACTGAAGTGAAGAACGAAGTCATCATCTATCGCAAGAACAAGACTTTGAAAGACGGCAGTCCTCTGGTTCAACGAATTCCTCTGAAGGTTCGGCCGGGCGACAGCCCCAAGATCAAGACGGAAGATATCATTCTGGAAAATGGTGATGCCATCTATCTGGAAGCTCGAGATGCCGAAGTATTCTACACCGCCGGTTTGATTGGGGCAGGCCAGTATCAATTACCGCGAGATTACGATTTGGATATCGTGCAGGCCATTGCTCAGGTTCGCGGACCTTTGGTGAACGGCGGTTACACGCAAAATGCTTTCGTCGCTCAATCGGTGAACCAGGGCTTGGGTAACCCCTCTCCCAGTCTTGTGAGCGTGATCCGCAAACTGCCGAACAATCAGCAGCTGAATATTCGGGTCGACTTGAACCTGGCTATGAAAGATCCCCGAGAACGCATTATGGTGCAACCGGGTGACTTGATCGTGATGCAGGAAACCTCGGGAGAGGCCCTGGCCCGATACTTCAGCGGTATCTTCCGCCTGAACTTCGCGGGTACGATCATCAAGCAGACCGATTTGAACTCCTCGATCTCTGGCGTGGCCCCGTAA
- a CDS encoding beta strand repeat-containing protein, which translates to MSFNWLKTAFSTNQKKARTSELPKKTNTFRPRVLELEDRRVLTSLYLANTFSGSGSNLIFNAGRYDQVSGLTLGTNAFNSFSSAYSAASSGDTIYFGTGTYTVAANTDITKTLTLIGSQASATDKTPVTTLNPSSSTATDTGTTAGVLVVQQGVNLNISNMTIDGLAGTYNIGQFVRYESTGTSTINNVNFQNITGNFPAGFGKYDGIAVTVLDGVVNVSNSNFTNMGREGIVYSGSAVAGTVLNINYTGKGAGDNLDYGVEVNGGAQVIVTASYFRNCLGVASTDQSESAGLAVYDDGSSLKAYGNLFQNNANGIVDGFDGTDAPVLDAEYNNFIGNTLGVSTDIPTTGTGANLNNNFWGSVAGAQTTGANSILDAGLASTFTTSLYKPTWVWNGLSVSEYLTNTSFFAVGNEIGDNHTPATVKVFAGTGATANVLGNVVNNQNGILQSTGSNSFFPYGSGYLGGVSVAIGDINGDFRPDLIVGDSQGDSTTNAHVKVYDIATGQLLASFFAFNVGFNGGVNVAAGDINGDFQDEIIVGKGADKGGAAGAALKVFEFTGINTPPTAVITLQKTDIFPGYNGGISVAAGDITKTGNASIVVGSIVGGSSYKVYNYTAGTGAAAAGDIPSGSTLTFIAGSSTFVSPPAGMGIYVGVGDLTGTGYDQIIIGSGQGAPQAHVLTYSYQTGSLVQQASFFAYEDGFTGGVRVASANVRGTASPEILVGEGPGRTSTGNGDVRVFSATGTQTLPDFTVFNSLLAGVNVG; encoded by the coding sequence ATGAGTTTCAATTGGCTAAAGACGGCGTTCTCGACGAACCAAAAAAAGGCCCGCACCAGCGAGCTCCCCAAGAAGACGAATACGTTCCGTCCTCGGGTGCTTGAACTGGAAGATCGAAGAGTGCTCACATCGCTCTATCTGGCCAATACATTCTCCGGATCGGGAAGCAACCTGATCTTCAACGCGGGCCGTTACGACCAAGTGTCGGGTCTGACTCTAGGAACTAACGCTTTTAACAGCTTCAGCTCCGCCTACTCCGCGGCTTCCTCGGGCGACACGATTTACTTCGGAACCGGCACTTACACGGTGGCCGCCAATACCGACATCACCAAAACTTTGACTCTGATCGGTTCGCAGGCCTCGGCGACCGACAAGACCCCGGTCACCACCCTGAATCCTTCTTCCAGCACGGCGACGGATACCGGCACCACCGCTGGCGTTCTGGTCGTTCAGCAGGGTGTGAATCTGAATATTTCCAACATGACCATCGACGGTCTGGCAGGAACTTACAACATCGGCCAGTTCGTTCGCTACGAAAGCACCGGCACCAGCACGATCAACAACGTTAACTTCCAGAACATCACGGGCAACTTCCCCGCGGGCTTTGGCAAGTACGACGGCATTGCAGTTACTGTTCTCGATGGCGTTGTGAACGTCTCGAACAGCAACTTCACGAATATGGGCCGCGAAGGTATCGTTTACTCCGGTTCGGCTGTAGCCGGTACCGTACTCAATATCAACTACACCGGTAAGGGCGCCGGCGACAACCTCGACTACGGCGTAGAAGTCAACGGTGGGGCACAGGTCATTGTGACCGCCAGCTACTTCCGCAACTGCCTGGGTGTTGCCTCTACCGATCAAAGCGAATCGGCTGGTCTGGCTGTTTACGATGACGGATCTTCGCTGAAAGCTTACGGTAACCTGTTCCAGAACAACGCCAACGGTATCGTCGATGGTTTCGACGGCACCGACGCTCCCGTGCTGGACGCCGAGTACAACAATTTCATCGGCAACACCCTGGGTGTTTCCACCGATATCCCAACTACGGGTACGGGCGCCAATCTGAACAACAATTTCTGGGGTTCGGTAGCCGGTGCTCAGACGACCGGTGCTAATTCGATTCTGGATGCGGGCCTGGCCAGCACCTTCACCACTTCGCTGTACAAGCCGACCTGGGTTTGGAATGGTCTGTCGGTCTCGGAATACTTGACCAACACCTCGTTCTTCGCGGTTGGTAACGAAATCGGCGATAACCATACCCCCGCCACCGTGAAAGTCTTCGCGGGCACCGGTGCCACGGCTAACGTGCTCGGCAACGTTGTGAATAACCAGAATGGTATTCTGCAGTCCACCGGCTCCAACAGCTTCTTCCCCTACGGTTCCGGCTATTTGGGTGGCGTCTCGGTCGCTATCGGTGATATCAACGGTGACTTCCGACCCGACCTGATCGTTGGCGACAGCCAAGGTGACAGCACGACCAACGCGCACGTTAAGGTTTACGATATCGCTACCGGTCAGCTGCTCGCCAGCTTCTTCGCGTTCAACGTCGGCTTTAACGGGGGCGTGAACGTCGCCGCTGGCGACATCAACGGCGACTTCCAGGACGAAATCATCGTCGGCAAGGGTGCGGATAAGGGTGGCGCTGCTGGGGCCGCGCTGAAAGTATTCGAATTCACCGGCATCAACACTCCTCCGACTGCCGTGATTACGCTTCAGAAAACCGATATCTTCCCCGGTTACAACGGTGGCATTAGCGTTGCGGCTGGCGACATCACCAAGACGGGAAATGCCTCGATTGTTGTCGGCTCCATCGTCGGTGGTTCATCCTACAAGGTGTACAACTACACGGCGGGGACCGGAGCTGCCGCGGCGGGTGATATTCCCAGCGGAAGCACTCTGACCTTCATTGCAGGTTCCTCCACCTTCGTCAGTCCTCCGGCTGGCATGGGTATCTATGTCGGTGTGGGCGATCTGACAGGCACCGGTTATGACCAGATCATCATCGGTTCGGGCCAGGGCGCTCCTCAGGCCCACGTGTTGACCTACAGCTACCAGACCGGTTCGCTGGTTCAGCAAGCTAGCTTCTTCGCTTACGAAGACGGCTTCACCGGTGGCGTGCGAGTCGCTTCCGCGAACGTACGTGGAACCGCTTCTCCGGAAATCCTCGTGGGTGAAGGCCCTGGCCGCACCTCGACGGGTAACGGCGACGTTCGAGTATTCAGTGCAACGGGCACACAGACGCTGCCCGACTTCACCGTCTTCAACTCGCTGCTGGCTGGCGTGAACGTAGGCTAA
- a CDS encoding S1 family peptidase: MNLWFIPGLILLGLAPIAPSKDFSAETQWKLLGSTLRILDSKRDPVATGVIVGRKWNLQEGPVKTYYVLTAFHIFREAPNRIVLLAQWFPRKIFPIARFEDFHCYIRVKDESADLALLEFKSTEDLPVAKLAKFEDYDVRADRERYPVLSIGCSLGKSPSCVADETLGKKLVMKSRSKENPENYPVAFFWEARKTSVKGRSGGPLFDSSERLIGISTAVQGGKSYYSHLDEINSFLKKNDFGWLLEK; the protein is encoded by the coding sequence TTGAATCTCTGGTTTATTCCTGGATTAATTCTGCTGGGTCTCGCACCGATTGCTCCTTCGAAGGACTTCAGTGCCGAGACTCAATGGAAACTTTTGGGATCGACCCTGAGAATTCTGGATTCCAAACGGGATCCGGTCGCCACCGGTGTAATTGTTGGGCGGAAATGGAATCTCCAGGAAGGGCCCGTCAAAACGTATTATGTTTTGACGGCCTTCCATATCTTTAGGGAAGCACCCAACAGAATTGTGCTGTTGGCTCAATGGTTTCCCCGAAAGATTTTTCCGATAGCGAGATTTGAAGATTTTCATTGTTACATTCGCGTAAAGGACGAGTCCGCCGATCTTGCTCTTCTCGAATTCAAGTCAACGGAAGATTTGCCCGTAGCCAAGCTGGCCAAATTCGAAGATTACGACGTTCGAGCGGACCGGGAACGTTATCCCGTGCTCTCCATCGGTTGCAGCCTGGGAAAATCGCCCAGCTGCGTAGCTGACGAGACGTTGGGCAAAAAATTGGTCATGAAGAGCCGGAGCAAGGAGAATCCGGAGAATTACCCGGTGGCATTTTTCTGGGAAGCCAGAAAAACCTCGGTAAAAGGGCGTTCCGGCGGGCCGCTTTTTGATTCCAGTGAACGGTTAATTGGCATAAGTACTGCCGTTCAGGGGGGTAAGAGTTATTACTCCCACCTTGATGAAATTAATAGTTTTTTGAAAAAAAATGATTTCGGCTGGCTTCTGGAAAAGTAA
- a CDS encoding O-antigen ligase family protein: protein MGFSFTLRLSYRDRHFVNQKSVKPKSVFQILAEWLVLTVVFLSPWYFGSVDSRSILVLHCALIVLSLLYTFDVLLNPSRKWMNCPIGLLLGAVIVWSVIQLLPIPNALHKILTPGSFALCQDMLPNTAETLLNGEPLPSPQGNNSLSICKYETQRFTEKVLYLFIFYAVLRNMVVSRGFLRKLVYLCLINGFLLSIVGIAKHFGPLPKRVLWTLEVTDAYPFSAFINRDHFAFYANLCVGLGLSLLSVDRSARTTDYMVSKGISTNWRERLVNGVSDVFSVLQNPKIFWVIALLLCILTAILLTQARGAYIGTASGIIVAIFIWSRLPSNRIQIPLMAIVPLCLGSMAIFWFASGYFESKLTDQSIDKQLNSRLPIWGESIRLLPKFGLFGSGGGTYRIVEPLARSTEDMIDDRCDHAHNEYLEALVEGGVPRFLITLAIVWILMKAGYRACRVHAQRSSYGLAIGCVFSLVTAFVHSIGEFAIHLGSVAILVCVISAATMSLAYDYDHRKPSSSRFLAVVSAALFPLLAMMLTWESWKQNDAEVLMRQVEKDAQITQPSLTLEKRLAFSEAAMKAQPKDPEVILNYASCLAESARLPDTTPAQGENDIRKALNLWASARNLSLLHPQPHARIGYYREHLASGDSASTYLERAKRLFPTDSKIWFACGQAYYDTNDFDKAWSNWKQALSLKLNERMFRAVLTQAKARLSPSEIVDLVAPNQVETLQTMMNLLYPSKEEFVEERSPFLSRIMEISKADPVRGNMKPEHYHIRGLIEWELKQYPAAEKDFQSALLFAPTRSDWRIEHGLLLREMGFVNKNPDLFGKAIVEFERVRYEPDKADIARYWIFYIERELDLRGLRKEPDSK, encoded by the coding sequence ATGGGGTTTTCTTTTACCCTCAGGCTTTCCTACCGCGACCGTCATTTCGTGAATCAAAAATCGGTCAAACCCAAAAGCGTCTTCCAGATCCTGGCGGAATGGCTGGTACTCACCGTCGTATTTCTTTCCCCCTGGTATTTCGGCTCCGTCGACAGTCGATCGATTCTGGTTCTCCACTGCGCCCTGATAGTCCTTTCCCTCTTATACACCTTCGATGTTCTGCTCAATCCTTCCCGCAAGTGGATGAACTGTCCCATCGGTCTGCTGCTGGGGGCCGTGATCGTCTGGTCGGTGATTCAGCTATTGCCGATTCCCAATGCGTTGCACAAGATACTGACGCCCGGAAGCTTCGCGCTCTGCCAGGATATGCTGCCCAACACGGCGGAGACTCTCCTAAATGGAGAACCATTACCCTCGCCTCAGGGAAATAACTCCCTTTCCATTTGCAAGTACGAGACGCAGCGCTTCACCGAAAAGGTTCTTTACCTGTTTATTTTCTACGCCGTGCTGCGAAACATGGTCGTTTCCCGGGGCTTTCTGCGCAAACTGGTTTACCTCTGCCTCATTAACGGATTTTTGCTTTCGATCGTCGGTATCGCCAAACACTTCGGCCCGCTTCCTAAGCGTGTCCTCTGGACTCTCGAGGTCACGGACGCCTATCCGTTCTCGGCTTTCATTAATCGCGACCACTTTGCCTTCTATGCCAATCTCTGCGTCGGGCTGGGTCTGTCGCTCTTAAGCGTCGACCGCTCCGCGCGCACGACCGATTACATGGTCTCCAAAGGGATTAGCACGAATTGGCGGGAACGGCTGGTCAACGGCGTCAGCGATGTTTTTTCGGTTCTTCAGAATCCCAAAATATTCTGGGTAATAGCTCTGCTGCTCTGCATACTGACCGCGATTCTCCTGACTCAGGCACGCGGCGCCTACATCGGCACTGCGTCGGGCATAATAGTCGCCATTTTCATTTGGTCCCGGCTGCCTTCGAATCGCATCCAAATACCTCTGATGGCCATCGTTCCGCTTTGCCTGGGCAGTATGGCGATCTTCTGGTTCGCTTCGGGGTATTTCGAAAGCAAACTCACCGATCAATCGATCGATAAGCAGCTCAATAGCCGTCTTCCGATCTGGGGCGAATCGATTCGATTACTGCCGAAATTCGGACTTTTTGGTTCGGGAGGCGGCACTTACCGAATTGTGGAACCACTCGCCCGCAGCACCGAAGATATGATCGATGACCGCTGCGACCATGCCCACAACGAATATCTAGAAGCCCTGGTCGAAGGGGGGGTGCCCCGTTTCTTAATCACCCTGGCGATAGTCTGGATTTTGATGAAAGCCGGTTACCGAGCCTGCCGGGTTCACGCTCAACGCTCCTCCTACGGTCTGGCCATCGGTTGCGTCTTCAGTCTGGTGACGGCCTTCGTTCACAGCATCGGCGAATTCGCTATTCACCTGGGCAGCGTGGCGATTCTGGTCTGCGTTATCTCCGCGGCCACCATGAGCCTGGCCTACGATTACGATCACCGGAAGCCCTCTTCGAGTCGATTTTTGGCGGTCGTGTCGGCCGCGCTGTTTCCGCTCTTAGCCATGATGCTGACCTGGGAATCCTGGAAACAGAACGATGCGGAAGTCTTGATGAGGCAGGTCGAAAAAGATGCCCAGATCACCCAACCGAGCCTGACGCTGGAAAAACGGCTCGCCTTTTCAGAGGCGGCCATGAAAGCGCAACCGAAAGATCCGGAAGTGATTTTGAACTACGCCAGCTGTCTGGCGGAATCAGCCAGACTTCCGGATACCACTCCCGCGCAGGGCGAAAATGATATTCGCAAAGCGTTGAACCTCTGGGCCAGTGCACGAAATCTATCGCTTTTACATCCGCAACCGCACGCCCGAATCGGGTATTACCGGGAGCATCTCGCCAGCGGCGACTCCGCCAGCACCTATCTGGAACGGGCCAAGCGACTGTTTCCGACCGATTCGAAAATCTGGTTTGCCTGCGGTCAGGCTTACTACGACACCAACGATTTCGATAAAGCCTGGAGCAATTGGAAGCAGGCTTTATCCCTGAAATTGAACGAAAGGATGTTCCGGGCCGTCTTAACTCAAGCCAAAGCCCGCCTTTCCCCTTCGGAAATCGTCGATCTGGTGGCCCCCAACCAGGTGGAAACTTTGCAGACGATGATGAACCTGCTTTACCCCTCCAAGGAAGAATTCGTCGAGGAGCGGTCGCCCTTTTTGAGCCGGATAATGGAAATTTCCAAAGCGGATCCCGTTCGGGGAAATATGAAACCGGAACATTATCACATTCGCGGCCTCATTGAATGGGAATTGAAACAATACCCGGCGGCGGAGAAGGATTTTCAAAGCGCCCTGCTTTTTGCTCCGACGCGATCCGACTGGCGTATCGAGCATGGTCTGCTCTTGCGTGAAATGGGATTCGTCAATAAGAACCCAGATTTATTTGGCAAAGCGATAGTGGAATTCGAAAGAGTGAGGTATGAGCCAGATAAAGCGGACATCGCCCGCTACTGGATCTTCTACATCGAACGGGAATTGGATCTCCGGGGACTTCGGAAAGAACCCGATTCGAAGTAG